In Chloroflexota bacterium, a single genomic region encodes these proteins:
- a CDS encoding GPP34 family phosphoprotein — MLRFAEEVILLLLNDGDGRFARVPKWSLDYALAGGVLMDLALENRIDTDLENMVLIDSTPTGDSLLDPTLEDIAAGTNRNTSYWLEQTADKADTIREQVLSRLIEQGILEVEDDRFLWVFRSRRYPSIDGTAEREVKLRIMGVLFSDEIPSPRDVVIICLADACGIFKSLLSNRELDNVAPRIEQVRRLDLIGQALSRGIHDIEMTIAASVQPHAY; from the coding sequence ATGCTGAGATTCGCAGAGGAGGTTATTCTACTGCTGCTTAACGATGGCGACGGACGGTTCGCCCGCGTTCCCAAGTGGTCTTTGGACTACGCGCTCGCAGGCGGCGTGCTGATGGACCTCGCCTTGGAGAACCGCATCGACACCGACTTGGAGAACATGGTGCTGATCGACAGCACACCGACGGGCGACAGCCTGCTCGACCCGACGCTCGAGGATATTGCCGCCGGCACCAACCGCAACACGAGCTACTGGCTGGAGCAGACCGCGGACAAGGCGGACACCATCCGCGAACAGGTGTTGTCGCGGCTGATAGAACAGGGCATTTTGGAAGTGGAAGACGACCGTTTCCTGTGGGTGTTCCGTTCGCGGCGCTACCCGTCCATCGACGGCACCGCCGAGCGCGAGGTGAAGTTGCGCATCATGGGCGTCCTGTTCAGCGACGAGATACCGTCGCCGCGCGATGTGGTCATCATCTGCCTTGCCGACGCCTGCGGCATCTTCAAGAGCCTGCTATCCAACCGCGAACTAGACAACGTAGCACCCCGCATTGAACAAGTACGCCGCCTAGACCTAATCGGACAAGCGCTGTCAAGAGGTATCCACGACATCGAAATGACCATCGCCGCATCGGTGCAGCCGCACGCATACTAG